In Hasllibacter sp. MH4015, the following proteins share a genomic window:
- a CDS encoding P1 family peptidase → MIRPGPRNLITDVTGLRVGNAQDGVIKTGTTVLVGDAPFTAAVHVMGGAPGTRETDLLAPDRIVQQADALVLSGGSAFGLDAASGVADALRAQGRGFAVGDQVVPIVPGAILFDLINGGDKNWAGNPYRRLGAEALEAAETDFALGSAGAGTGALIADRKGGLGSASATYGPYTIGALVAVNALGRVCVGDSPHFWAAPFEMDGEFGGHGPAPTFDPTAIPPVKGGEARNTTIAIVATDAALTQAQATRVAIAAHDGMARAIYPSHTPMDGDLVFAASTGAVPLRDDGADPLMLGHVAALCLARAIARGVYAATDAPGDPVPSYRSRHG, encoded by the coding sequence ATGATCCGCCCCGGCCCCCGCAACCTCATCACCGATGTCACCGGCCTCCGCGTCGGAAATGCGCAGGACGGTGTTATCAAGACCGGCACGACCGTTTTGGTGGGCGATGCGCCCTTCACCGCCGCCGTGCACGTCATGGGCGGCGCGCCCGGCACCCGCGAAACCGACCTACTTGCGCCTGACAGGATCGTGCAGCAGGCCGATGCGCTGGTCCTCTCCGGCGGCTCCGCCTTCGGGCTCGATGCCGCCTCCGGCGTGGCGGACGCCCTTCGGGCGCAGGGCCGAGGCTTCGCCGTCGGCGATCAGGTGGTGCCGATCGTGCCGGGCGCGATTCTGTTCGACCTCATCAATGGTGGCGACAAGAATTGGGCGGGGAACCCGTACCGGCGGCTGGGGGCGGAGGCGTTGGAGGCCGCGGAGACAGATTTCGCGCTCGGCAGCGCGGGCGCGGGTACTGGTGCGTTGATTGCGGACCGCAAGGGTGGGCTCGGCTCCGCCTCGGCAACCTACGGGCCGTATACAATCGGCGCGCTGGTGGCGGTAAACGCGCTGGGTCGGGTTTGTGTTGGAGACAGCCCGCATTTCTGGGCCGCGCCGTTCGAGATGGACGGGGAATTCGGCGGGCATGGCCCCGCCCCCACCTTCGATCCTACCGCGATTCCGCCGGTCAAAGGCGGGGAGGCCCGCAACACCACCATCGCCATCGTCGCCACCGATGCCGCGCTGACCCAGGCGCAGGCGACGCGGGTGGCGATCGCGGCCCATGACGGCATGGCGCGCGCGATCTATCCCAGCCACACACCGATGGATGGCGACCTGGTCTTCGCGGCATCGACCGGGGCGGTGCCGTTGCGCGACGACGGCGCCGATCCCCTGATGCTCGGGCACGTGGCCGCACTCTGCCTTGCCCGCGCGATTGCAAGGGGCGTCTATGCAGCGACGGATGCGCCCGGCGATCCTGTGCCGAGCTACCGGTCCAGACACGGCTAG
- a CDS encoding F0F1 ATP synthase subunit C encodes MEGDIAQMGQFIGAGLAAIGSGAAAIGVGHVAGNFLAGALRNPSAAGGQTATLFIGIAFAEALGIFAFLVALLLMFAV; translated from the coding sequence ATGGAAGGCGATATCGCACAAATGGGTCAATTCATCGGTGCCGGCCTGGCCGCCATCGGTTCCGGCGCCGCCGCTATCGGTGTGGGCCACGTGGCGGGGAACTTCCTTGCCGGCGCCCTGCGCAACCCGTCCGCGGCTGGTGGTCAGACCGCAACCCTCTTCATCGGCATCGCATTCGCCGAGGCGCTGGGCATCTTCGCCTTCCTCGTCGCGCTGCTGCTGATGTTCGCTGTCTGA
- a CDS encoding F0F1 ATP synthase subunit B: MRYLMVLPALIATPAFAAEDGYEPGYGLVSLFNTDWVVLIGFLTFLSILFYFGVPAMLGRMLDQRAEGIKSELDEARALREEAQTLLASYERKAREVEDQSARIVAEAKSNAEDAAAEAKVEIERSIARRLAAAEEQIANAEAKAARAVRDRAASVAVAAAAEVIAGNTSAADQNKLIDDAIEEVGRKLH; this comes from the coding sequence ATGCGTTACTTGATGGTATTGCCCGCCCTGATCGCCACGCCCGCCTTCGCCGCCGAAGACGGGTATGAGCCGGGCTATGGCCTGGTGTCGCTGTTCAACACCGACTGGGTCGTCCTGATCGGTTTCCTGACCTTCCTGTCGATCCTGTTCTATTTCGGGGTCCCCGCCATGTTGGGCCGGATGCTGGACCAGCGGGCCGAGGGCATCAAATCCGAACTGGACGAGGCCCGCGCTCTTCGGGAAGAGGCACAGACGCTGCTGGCCTCCTACGAGCGCAAGGCCCGCGAGGTGGAGGACCAAAGCGCACGGATCGTGGCGGAGGCGAAGTCCAACGCCGAGGATGCCGCCGCCGAGGCGAAGGTTGAGATCGAACGCTCCATCGCGCGCCGCCTTGCCGCCGCCGAGGAGCAGATCGCCAATGCGGAAGCCAAGGCCGCCCGCGCCGTGCGTGATCGCGCGGCCTCCGTCGCCGTGGCCGCCGCGGCAGAAGTCATCGCCGGAAACACCAGCGCCGCCGACCAGAACAAACTGATCGACGACGCCATCGAAGAGGTTGGGCGCAAGCTGCACTGA
- a CDS encoding cupin domain-containing protein, with translation MSAINLADKLSQFSEHWSPKIVGQFNGHDLMVVKVEGEFVWHSHPDTDDLFLVLKGEVDIEMRDRTVTLREGEMFVVPKGVEHRPVARAEAHLMLIEPAGTPNTGDAETAVVKEML, from the coding sequence ATGAGTGCGATCAACCTTGCCGACAAGCTCAGCCAATTCTCGGAGCATTGGAGCCCCAAGATCGTCGGCCAGTTCAATGGCCACGACCTGATGGTGGTGAAGGTCGAAGGGGAATTCGTCTGGCATTCCCATCCCGACACCGATGACCTGTTCCTCGTCCTTAAGGGCGAAGTGGATATCGAGATGCGCGACCGCACCGTGACCCTGCGGGAGGGTGAGATGTTCGTGGTGCCCAAGGGCGTCGAACACCGCCCCGTCGCGCGGGCGGAGGCACACCTGATGCTGATCGAACCGGCGGGCACGCCCAATACCGGCGACGCGGAAACGGCGGTCGTGAAGGAAATGTTGTGA
- a CDS encoding ABC transporter permease: MIRYLLIRALSLTLSLVVASVVIFALIEVIPGDPAAFMLGLNATDEAIANLRAELGLGGSMVERYVSWVSGMVMGDFGTSYTYRVPVAELVLDRIWVSLPLAIFALILSTLIAIPVGLIAASNRGRFGDFAIMGGTQLGIAVPNFWFAMLLVLLFAVTLQWFSAGGFPGWDEPLAALKALTLPAIALALPQASILARVMRSALIETMDQDYIRTARAKGLSPGQATRRHALKNALIPVLTIIGLQFSFLLAGAIIIENVFFLPGLGRLIFQGITQRDLVVVESVTMLLVFAVIVVTFLVDIAYALVDPRLRRK; this comes from the coding sequence ATGATCCGCTACCTGCTTATCCGCGCGCTTTCGCTAACCCTGTCCCTCGTGGTGGCCAGTGTCGTGATCTTCGCGCTGATCGAGGTGATCCCGGGCGACCCGGCGGCCTTCATGCTGGGGCTGAATGCCACGGACGAGGCCATTGCCAACCTGCGCGCGGAACTGGGCCTGGGCGGGTCGATGGTGGAACGCTATGTGAGCTGGGTTTCGGGCATGGTGATGGGGGATTTCGGCACCTCCTACACCTACCGCGTCCCGGTGGCGGAGCTTGTGCTGGACCGTATCTGGGTGTCCCTGCCGCTGGCCATATTCGCCCTGATCCTGTCGACGCTGATCGCCATCCCCGTGGGCCTGATCGCGGCATCCAACCGGGGGCGCTTCGGCGATTTCGCGATCATGGGCGGCACGCAACTGGGCATCGCGGTGCCGAATTTCTGGTTCGCCATGCTGCTGGTGCTGCTCTTCGCGGTGACGTTGCAATGGTTCTCCGCGGGCGGTTTCCCCGGCTGGGATGAACCTCTGGCCGCCCTGAAAGCGCTGACACTGCCCGCCATCGCGCTCGCCCTGCCGCAGGCCTCGATCCTCGCGCGCGTCATGCGCTCCGCCCTGATCGAGACGATGGACCAGGATTACATCCGCACCGCGCGCGCCAAGGGGCTCAGCCCCGGTCAGGCCACGCGCCGCCACGCCCTGAAAAACGCGCTGATCCCGGTGCTGACGATCATCGGCCTGCAATTCAGCTTCCTCCTGGCGGGCGCGATCATCATCGAAAACGTATTCTTCCTGCCCGGCCTGGGGCGGCTGATCTTCCAGGGCATCACCCAGCGTGACCTGGTCGTGGTGGAAAGCGTGACCATGTTGCTGGTCTTCGCGGTCATCGTGGTGACGTTCCTCGTGGATATCGCCTACGCGCTGGTGGACCCGAGGTTGCGGCGCAAATGA
- a CDS encoding Hint domain-containing protein, protein MPTLVIYEINVDPLSSSNVTVLNEYIVDVIDDDPFLQDPDAGGGLQLDVSGVPGFLGTSSNFQVFETYSGNLAGSPVSFTLLQYSNPQYIIATQGTFDVGDTITGTNNSIVTAPPSTYSTLPDYVCFCADTLIDTPGGPRRVGDLQVGDLVRVDGGRAKPIKWIGRNRLDADDLARNPHLRPIRFAPDALAPGVPSRAVSVSPQHRIAVSAGASAVLLGADDVLVPALCLRAIDGVEVIADTDAVEYVHILLDDHDLVSASGLWSETLFLGDTMMTAIGEQSHREIVRLFPQSRDRGQGLMETCLPVVRPFEASTAVPDFGAYVADRECEAARAIA, encoded by the coding sequence ATGCCGACACTTGTCATCTACGAGATCAACGTCGATCCGCTGAGCTCGTCCAACGTGACGGTGCTCAACGAATACATTGTTGACGTGATTGATGACGACCCGTTTCTGCAAGACCCCGATGCGGGCGGCGGCCTGCAACTTGATGTCAGCGGCGTGCCGGGGTTCCTGGGCACATCCAGCAATTTCCAGGTGTTCGAGACCTATTCCGGCAACCTTGCCGGCTCCCCCGTCAGCTTCACGTTGCTGCAATATTCCAACCCGCAATACATCATCGCCACGCAAGGCACGTTCGATGTGGGTGACACGATCACCGGCACCAACAATTCCATCGTCACCGCCCCGCCAAGCACCTATTCGACCCTGCCCGATTACGTCTGTTTCTGTGCCGATACGCTGATCGACACGCCGGGTGGCCCGCGCCGGGTGGGGGATTTGCAGGTGGGGGACCTGGTGCGCGTCGATGGCGGGCGCGCCAAGCCGATCAAATGGATCGGGCGCAACCGGCTGGACGCCGACGACCTCGCCCGCAATCCGCATCTGCGTCCGATCCGCTTCGCGCCCGACGCGCTGGCGCCCGGCGTTCCCTCGCGGGCCGTTTCCGTGTCGCCGCAGCACCGGATCGCTGTCAGCGCCGGGGCAAGTGCCGTCCTTCTGGGGGCCGACGACGTGCTGGTCCCCGCCCTGTGCCTGCGCGCCATTGACGGGGTGGAGGTGATCGCCGACACGGACGCGGTCGAATACGTGCACATTTTGCTGGACGACCACGACCTGGTCAGTGCATCCGGCCTGTGGTCCGAGACGTTGTTCCTGGGCGACACGATGATGACGGCCATCGGAGAACAATCGCACCGCGAAATCGTGCGCCTTTTCCCGCAATCGCGCGACCGGGGGCAGGGGTTGATGGAAACCTGCCTGCCCGTCGTCCGCCCGTTCGAGGCCAGCACCGCCGTCCCGGATTTCGGGGCCTATGTCGCGGACAGGGAGTGCGAGGCGGCGCGCGCCATCGCGTGA
- a CDS encoding aldehyde dehydrogenase family protein: protein MTPWFDPKLIFVGGQWRPCASGETLPVTDPSTGAEIARIAKGGAADIDAAVCAAEEALAGEWGALSAAERGRILFRLGHLVLEHGDALAEMETTDVGKPLKQAKNDVVALARYCEFYGGAADKLMGQTIPFSEGFTVYTLREPHGVTGHIIPWNYPMQIIGRSIGAALATGNACVLKPAEEACLTALAFADLAAQAGLPAGALNVVPGLGAVAGAALTSDARVRHLSFTGSVATGRRVQIAAAEHIVPVTLELGGKSPQVVFADADLDKALPFLVNAGIQNAGQTCSAGSRILVQREIHDDLAARMADAIGKLRVAPAMEDADVGPLVSARQKGIVDGFLAQAGADQVLAQAPLPDDLPEGGNYVAPTLIGNIAPDHPLAQEEIFGPVQVLIPFEDEEDAVRISNGTKYGLVASVWSADGGRQMRLAKRLQAGQVFVNNYGAAGGVELPFGGVGQSGHGREKGFEALYAFTTLKTVAAHHG from the coding sequence ATGACACCGTGGTTTGACCCCAAGCTCATCTTTGTTGGCGGCCAGTGGCGACCCTGCGCCTCGGGCGAGACCTTGCCCGTGACCGACCCGTCCACCGGCGCGGAAATCGCGCGAATCGCGAAGGGCGGCGCGGCGGATATCGACGCGGCGGTATGCGCGGCGGAGGAGGCGCTGGCAGGCGAATGGGGCGCGTTGAGCGCGGCGGAACGCGGGCGCATCCTCTTCCGGCTGGGGCATCTGGTGCTGGAGCACGGCGATGCGCTGGCAGAGATGGAGACCACGGATGTCGGAAAACCCCTGAAACAGGCGAAGAACGACGTGGTCGCGCTGGCGCGGTATTGTGAGTTTTACGGCGGCGCGGCAGACAAGCTGATGGGGCAGACGATCCCGTTCAGTGAGGGGTTCACCGTCTACACCCTGCGCGAACCCCACGGCGTCACCGGCCACATCATCCCGTGGAATTACCCGATGCAGATCATCGGGCGCTCCATCGGGGCGGCCTTGGCGACGGGCAATGCCTGCGTCCTGAAACCGGCGGAGGAGGCGTGCCTGACCGCCCTCGCCTTCGCCGATCTGGCGGCACAGGCGGGCCTGCCCGCAGGCGCGCTGAACGTGGTGCCGGGGCTGGGGGCAGTGGCGGGCGCGGCGCTGACCTCGGATGCCCGCGTGCGGCACCTGTCCTTCACCGGATCGGTCGCCACGGGGCGACGCGTGCAGATCGCGGCGGCGGAGCATATCGTGCCCGTCACGCTGGAACTGGGCGGCAAGAGCCCGCAAGTGGTCTTCGCCGATGCCGACCTGGACAAGGCGCTGCCGTTCCTCGTGAACGCGGGCATCCAGAATGCGGGCCAGACCTGCTCCGCCGGGTCGCGCATCCTTGTGCAGCGGGAGATTCACGATGATCTGGCCGCCCGAATGGCCGACGCGATCGGCAAGCTGCGCGTGGCACCCGCGATGGAGGATGCCGATGTCGGGCCGCTCGTCTCCGCCCGCCAGAAGGGGATCGTGGACGGGTTTCTGGCGCAGGCCGGCGCGGATCAGGTGCTGGCGCAGGCCCCCTTGCCCGACGACCTGCCGGAGGGGGGCAATTACGTGGCCCCAACGCTGATCGGCAACATCGCGCCCGATCATCCCCTGGCGCAGGAGGAGATCTTCGGCCCCGTGCAGGTCCTGATCCCTTTCGAGGATGAGGAGGACGCGGTGCGCATTTCCAACGGCACGAAATACGGGCTTGTGGCATCCGTCTGGAGCGCCGATGGCGGGCGGCAGATGCGGCTGGCCAAACGGCTCCAGGCCGGGCAGGTCTTCGTGAACAATTACGGCGCGGCAGGTGGCGTGGAATTGCCCTTCGGCGGTGTCGGGCAGTCCGGGCATGGCCGCGAGAAGGGGTTCGAGGCGCTTTACGCCTTCACCACGCTCAAAACCGTGGCGGCCCATCACGGGTAG
- a CDS encoding F0F1 ATP synthase subunit B', with protein MADEVTLGDVEHGVEGGPPEAPGMPQLDFSTFDNQIFWLILTLLAIYFVLSKIALPRISAVIAERQGTLTNDLAAAEDLKRQAAEAEESYNTALANARAESQRIAQETRDEIQAQLQVEIDKADAAIAAKTAESTDRIAEIEASAVATAEEVARDVAAEIVQALSPGQDVDTKAIADAVANRVRG; from the coding sequence ATGGCTGACGAAGTCACACTCGGAGATGTCGAACACGGCGTGGAAGGCGGGCCGCCCGAGGCGCCCGGTATGCCGCAGCTCGATTTCTCGACCTTCGACAACCAGATCTTCTGGCTGATCCTGACCCTGCTTGCGATCTACTTCGTCCTGTCGAAGATCGCGCTGCCGCGCATCTCTGCCGTGATCGCCGAGCGGCAGGGCACGCTCACCAATGACCTGGCCGCCGCCGAGGACCTCAAGCGTCAGGCGGCCGAGGCCGAGGAAAGCTACAACACCGCGCTTGCCAATGCGCGCGCCGAATCCCAGCGCATCGCGCAGGAGACGCGGGACGAAATTCAGGCGCAGCTCCAGGTGGAGATCGACAAGGCGGATGCGGCCATCGCCGCCAAGACCGCCGAGTCCACCGACCGCATCGCCGAGATCGAGGCCAGCGCCGTCGCCACCGCCGAAGAGGTGGCCCGAGACGTCGCCGCAGAAATCGTCCAGGCCCTGTCGCCCGGGCAGGACGTCGACACGAAGGCGATTGCCGATGCTGTCGCAAACCGGGTCAGGGGGTAA
- a CDS encoding ABC transporter permease has translation MNRLPPTLVVGAIITAFFVGIALLSLVWTPHDITDLRISERLQPRSATYWLGTDQFGRDMVSMLMEGSRTSIAVALIAVGLGIVVGVPLGLAAAATRGSLLDEIIMRGNDLIFAFPSLVIAILITATYGPSATNAIIAIGIFNIPVFARVARGGALPIWTLDYILAARTAGKSRARISAEHVLPNIANLLIVQATIQFSLGILAEAALSYVNLGAQPPTSSIGKMLAESQTMIYSHPSLAVLPGLAIVVMVLGLNLMGDGLRDALDPRLRRVRGV, from the coding sequence ATGAACCGTCTGCCCCCCACCTTGGTCGTCGGCGCGATCATCACGGCCTTCTTCGTGGGCATCGCGCTTCTGTCACTCGTCTGGACGCCCCACGACATCACCGATCTGCGGATCTCGGAGCGGTTGCAGCCCCGCTCCGCCACCTATTGGCTGGGAACGGACCAATTCGGGCGCGACATGGTGTCGATGCTGATGGAGGGCAGCCGCACCTCCATCGCCGTGGCGCTGATCGCCGTGGGCCTCGGCATTGTCGTGGGCGTCCCTCTGGGGCTGGCGGCGGCCGCCACGCGCGGGTCGCTGCTTGATGAGATCATCATGCGCGGCAACGATCTGATCTTTGCCTTCCCGTCGCTGGTCATCGCGATCCTGATCACCGCCACCTACGGGCCATCGGCCACCAACGCGATCATCGCCATCGGGATCTTCAACATTCCCGTCTTCGCCCGCGTGGCCCGTGGCGGCGCGCTGCCGATCTGGACGCTCGATTACATTCTCGCCGCGCGCACCGCGGGCAAATCCCGCGCCCGGATCAGCGCCGAACACGTGCTGCCCAACATCGCGAACCTTCTGATCGTGCAGGCGACGATTCAGTTCTCCCTCGGCATCCTGGCCGAAGCCGCGCTCAGCTATGTAAACCTGGGGGCGCAGCCGCCCACCTCCTCCATCGGCAAGATGCTGGCGGAGTCCCAGACCATGATCTATTCCCACCCGTCACTCGCCGTCCTGCCGGGGCTTGCCATCGTGGTGATGGTGCTGGGTCTAAATCTGATGGGTGATGGTTTGCGCGATGCGCTCGACCCTCGGCTGCGGCGGGTGCGGGGCGTATGA
- a CDS encoding ABC transporter ATP-binding protein: MIDISNMSLKVGAVDILRDVSLRIAEGEIFGLVGESGSGKSMTALSLMGLQPRSFTVTGQARLDGADLLTKSEAQMQHLRGNDIAMIFQEPMTALNPVQTIGDQVAETLLIHRAAGRHEAREIARDRLDRVGLPMIGLDRYPHELSGGQRQRVCIAAAIALHPRLLIADEPTTALDVTTQAQILDLLKGLVAEEEMSLLLITHDLAVVSDMADRIAVMQAGQIVEQGATAQVLRDQAHPYTRALFEASSHQPARAAEPREDAILRLSDVHRHYPGPRQGFTRGDPVRAVDGVSFDLVRGESLGLVGESGCGKSTLTRAILGLDPITSGQITLNGHAVHPAMPRARRADVQVVFQDPYGSFNPRWRVDRIVTEPFYLLDTPPARGPAVADALRAVRLSPDDAQKYPHEFSGGQRQRIAIARALITRPKLLVLDEAVSALDVSVRAQILDLLAELQAEFGLSYLFISHDLTVVRAITDRVLVMQKGQIVEQGATEDIFTAPRHPYTQQLLAAAPMLPNDLGERHDTVV, encoded by the coding sequence ATGATCGACATATCCAACATGTCCCTCAAGGTCGGCGCGGTGGACATCTTGCGCGATGTGTCCCTGCGCATCGCGGAGGGGGAGATTTTCGGGCTCGTCGGCGAAAGCGGGTCGGGCAAGTCCATGACCGCCCTGTCGCTGATGGGCCTCCAGCCGCGCAGTTTCACGGTCACGGGGCAAGCGCGACTGGACGGCGCCGACCTGCTGACCAAGTCCGAGGCGCAGATGCAGCACCTGCGCGGCAACGACATCGCGATGATCTTTCAGGAGCCGATGACGGCGCTGAATCCCGTGCAGACCATCGGCGACCAGGTGGCGGAGACGTTGCTGATCCATCGCGCGGCGGGACGGCACGAAGCGCGGGAAATCGCCCGCGACCGCCTGGACCGCGTGGGCCTGCCGATGATCGGGCTCGACCGCTATCCCCACGAATTGTCCGGCGGGCAACGGCAACGGGTCTGCATCGCGGCCGCCATCGCGCTGCATCCCCGCCTTCTGATCGCCGATGAACCGACAACCGCGCTTGACGTGACAACGCAGGCGCAGATCCTCGACCTGCTCAAGGGCCTTGTCGCGGAGGAGGAGATGTCGCTTCTGCTCATCACCCACGACCTCGCCGTCGTGTCGGACATGGCCGACCGCATCGCCGTTATGCAGGCGGGGCAAATCGTGGAACAGGGCGCGACGGCGCAGGTTCTGCGCGATCAGGCCCACCCCTATACCCGCGCGCTGTTTGAGGCGTCCTCCCACCAACCGGCCCGCGCGGCGGAACCGAGGGAGGATGCGATCCTCCGCCTCTCGGATGTCCACCGCCACTACCCCGGCCCGCGACAGGGCTTCACCCGCGGCGATCCGGTGCGCGCCGTCGATGGGGTCAGCTTCGATCTGGTGCGCGGCGAAAGCCTGGGCCTGGTGGGCGAAAGCGGTTGCGGGAAATCCACCCTGACCCGCGCGATCCTCGGGCTCGACCCGATCACATCCGGGCAGATCACGCTCAACGGCCATGCCGTGCACCCTGCCATGCCCCGCGCGCGCCGCGCCGATGTGCAGGTGGTGTTCCAGGACCCCTATGGCAGCTTCAATCCCCGCTGGCGCGTCGACCGCATCGTGACGGAGCCGTTCTACCTGCTCGACACGCCGCCCGCGCGCGGCCCTGCCGTGGCCGACGCGCTCCGCGCCGTGCGCCTCTCCCCCGACGATGCGCAGAAATATCCCCACGAATTTTCCGGCGGGCAGCGGCAGCGCATCGCCATCGCGCGCGCGCTGATCACCCGGCCCAAACTGCTGGTCCTCGACGAGGCCGTCAGCGCGCTCGACGTATCGGTGCGGGCGCAGATCCTTGATCTTCTGGCGGAATTGCAGGCGGAATTCGGCCTCAGCTACCTGTTCATTTCCCACGATCTGACCGTGGTGCGCGCCATCACCGACCGGGTGCTGGTCATGCAAAAGGGGCAGATCGTGGAACAGGGCGCGACGGAAGACATCTTCACCGCCCCGCGCCACCCCTACACGCAGCAACTTCTGGCCGCAGCCCCCATGCTGCCCAACGATTTAGGAGAGCGCCATGACACCGTGGTTTGA
- a CDS encoding SDR family oxidoreductase — MRLEGKTAIVTGAASGFGAGIARIFAREGAKVMVADLNAEAAEDIATEIGGVACCVDVSAGPEVAAMTGAAMDAWGRIDILVNNAGITHMPTPLEEVSEEEFDRVLAVNAKSVYLTARHIVPLMKAAGGGAILNIASTAGLSPRPRLNWYNASKGWMITATKTMAVELAPDRIRVNALCPVAGETPLLASFMGEDTPETRAKFLSTIPIGRFSTPDDMGEAAAFLCSDAASMVTGVAMEVDGGRCI; from the coding sequence ATGAGGCTTGAGGGAAAGACGGCCATCGTCACGGGGGCCGCATCGGGGTTCGGCGCGGGCATTGCGCGTATCTTCGCGCGCGAAGGTGCAAAGGTGATGGTCGCGGACCTCAATGCGGAGGCGGCGGAAGACATCGCCACGGAAATCGGTGGCGTGGCCTGCTGCGTCGACGTCTCTGCCGGGCCGGAGGTGGCCGCGATGACCGGCGCCGCCATGGACGCCTGGGGCCGGATCGACATCCTGGTGAACAATGCGGGCATCACCCACATGCCCACCCCGCTGGAAGAGGTGAGCGAGGAGGAGTTCGACCGTGTCCTCGCCGTGAACGCGAAATCCGTCTACCTGACCGCGCGCCACATCGTGCCCCTGATGAAGGCGGCGGGCGGCGGGGCGATCCTGAACATCGCGTCAACCGCCGGCCTGTCCCCGCGTCCCCGGTTAAACTGGTACAATGCCTCCAAGGGCTGGATGATCACGGCCACGAAGACCATGGCAGTGGAGCTTGCCCCCGATAGGATCCGCGTCAATGCGCTTTGCCCCGTGGCGGGGGAAACGCCGCTCCTGGCCAGTTTCATGGGGGAGGACACGCCGGAGACGCGGGCCAAGTTCCTGTCCACCATCCCGATCGGCCGGTTCTCGACCCCCGATGACATGGGGGAGGCGGCGGCGTTCCTGTGTTCCGACGCGGCCAGCATGGTGACGGGCGTGGCGATGGAAGTGGACGGAGGGCGCTGCATATGA